Within the Candidatus Aegiribacteria sp. genome, the region ATTACCTGCTGTGGCGTTGAAAGGCCGGCAGTATGGTTCAGGGCAACAGCGCGGCTATCGGCAACGAGCCTGTCAATCAGTTTGATTTTCGATGGTTCTGTTGAGATGGTTTTGTACCTTTCGTTCAGTTCGTTTTTCTTCTTCTCCGGAAGGGCGGCTATCATCTCGTCCAGTATGTTATCTTCGTAGATACCTATGACTCCGAGCCTCCAGCCAGTCGCTCCAAAATACTTGGAGTAGGAATAGACCAGAATCGTATTTCTCGGAGCTATCGCCACCAGTGATTTGAAACCGTTCACAAAGGTCGCGTAGACATCGTCTGTCAGAAGTATAAGATCCTTCCGTTTAGTCTTAACCAGTTCCGCCAGCTTCACAAGACTTCTGTCCGCCATACTGACCGAAGCAGGATTCGATGGATTCACAATGAAGAAGGCCTTTATGGAAGGATCAGCGAGTTTATCCAGTTCTTCATCAGGATACTGCCAGTTATCGTTTTCGTCCTGCTGAACTTCGATCTCAACCAGCTGATAATCGTTTAGTACCGGTATTTCAATGTATGGAGTAAAAATCGGGGTTCCAATAGCTATTTTATCTCCGGGGTGAATAAGACCGTTTTCCTTTAGTGTATTGAAAACATAGGTCATTGCGGCGGTCCCGCCCTCGGTAACGAAAAGATCCATCGTTCCCTCTGGCGGATCGTCATCGCACATTGTGTTATTCAAGTAGGCCCTTACTACCTCCTGCGTATTCATAAGTACCCTGTCCGGAGTAGGATAGTGATCACCAAGAAGAGCATCAACCA harbors:
- a CDS encoding bifunctional aspartate transaminase/aspartate 4-decarboxylase; amino-acid sequence: MDRAKTEKQYESLSPFELKDKLISMSQSPQIKMMLNAGRGNPNWVAVQPREAYFLFGSFALQEAHRVLSRPGLAGAPDSKGIANRFLEFCGIHAERNGAEFLRDAFGYVTGKLDLDGDSFVGEMVDALLGDHYPTPDRVLMNTQEVVRAYLNNTMCDDDPPEGTMDLFVTEGGTAAMTYVFNTLKENGLIHPGDKIAIGTPIFTPYIEIPVLNDYQLVEIEVQQDENDNWQYPDEELDKLADPSIKAFFIVNPSNPASVSMADRSLVKLAELVKTKRKDLILLTDDVYATFVNGFKSLVAIAPRNTILVYSYSKYFGATGWRLGVIGIYEDNILDEMIAALPEKKKNELNERYKTISTEPSKIKLIDRLVADSRAVALNHTAGLSTPQQVMMVFFSLQELLDSDSRLYRKEMQDLIHERYETLYNALGTKGPELPFYACYYTTIDIKKLARERFGKEFSNWMEKAHEPIDFVWRLAAEKGIVLMDGGGFDAPEMSVRVSLANLFKADYAVIGKGISDLLDEYKKEWEKTR